One segment of Apus apus isolate bApuApu2 chromosome 1, bApuApu2.pri.cur, whole genome shotgun sequence DNA contains the following:
- the LIG4 gene encoding DNA ligase 4 — translation MASTPASQPSPKKTVASHVPFADLCSTLERIQTCKSRPEKTKYFKDFLDSWRKFHDALHHKESDVTDSFYPAMRLILPQLERERMAYGIKETMLAKLYIELLNLPKDGKDAAKLLNYRTPTGSRADTGDFAMIAYFVLKPRSPKQGRLTIEQVNEHLDAIANNNAAKNKSLLKKSLLQLITQSTALEQKWLIRMIIKDLKLGVSQQTIFSIFHPDAVELHNVTTDLEKVCRQLHDPSVSLSDVSITLFSAFKPMLAAIADVQQIEKQMNNHLFYIETKLDGERMQMHKDGDVYKYFSRNGFDYTQQFGASPLDGSLTPFIHTVFKSNIQNCILDGEMMAYNPETQTFMQKGNRFDIKRMVEDSDLQTCFCVFDVLMVNNQKLGHEVLSKRYEILSSVFTPVTGRIHVVQKKSASSRKEVVDALNEAIDNREEGIMVKDPMSTYKPDKRGEGWLKIKPEYVSGLMDELDLLIVGGYWGKGSRGGMMSHFLCAVAETPRPNEKPIVFHSICRVGSGYTMKELYDLGLKLAKHWKPYHRKDPPCNILCGTEKPEMYIEPCNSVIVQIKAAEIVNSDMYKTDCTLRFPRIEKIREDKEWYECMTLDMLEDLRSKAQGKLASKHLHVDEYDEPQEKKRKTVSKVKKIIGIAEQFKAPDLSNVSKVSSIFEDVEFYVVTGTSKHSKSELESRIAECGGSVVQNPGPETYCVIVGAENVRVKNIIASNKYDVVRAEWLLQCFQTKMLVPWQPAFMIHMSPDTKEHFAREYDCYGDSYTADADIAQLKEVFSRIKNLQVMPLDVIAELEERYSWNGCQLSIFRGNTVYVDCYAVLNDPTTKIHGTTLSIRALELRFYGAKVVPHLEEGISHVVTGEDNSRVKEMKALRRTFGKKFKIVSELWVTESVEEGVPKNENKYLI, via the coding sequence ATGGCTTCCACACCTGCTTCACAGCCTTCTCCCAAAAAAACGGTGGCCTCTCACGTGCCTTTTGCGGATCTGTGTTCGACACTGGAGCGAATACAGACATGTAAGTCTCGTCCAGAGAAAACCAAATATTTCAAGGATTTCCTGGATTCCTGGAGAAAATTCCATGATGCTCTTCATCACAAAGAGTCAGATGTCACTGATTCTTTTTATCCAGCTATGCGGCTTATTCTTCCACAGTTGGAAAGAGAAAGGATGGCATATGGAATTAAAGAAACTATGCTTGCAAAGCTGTATATCGAACTGCTTAATTTGCCAAAAGATGGGAAAGATGCtgcaaagcttttaaattacAGAACACCTACTGGCTCACGTGCAGATACAGGAGATTTTGCAATGATTGCATACTTTGTGTTAAAACCTAGAAGCCCAAAACAAGGCAGACTGACAATAGAGCAAGTCAACGAACACTTAGATGCAATAGCTAATAATAATGCTGCTAAAAACAAGAGTCTGTTAAAGAAAAGTCTTCTCCAGTTAATTacccagagcacagcactggaacaaaAATGGCTCATCCGGATGATCATCAAGGATCTAAAGCTTGGTGTTAGTCAGCAAactatattttccatttttcatccTGATGCTGTTGAACTGCACAACGTCACCACTGATTTGGAAAAAGTTTGCAGACAGCTGCATGATCCCTCCGTCTCACTTAGTGATGTTTCTATCACattgttttctgcctttaaaCCAATGCTTGCTGCCATTGCTGATGTCCAGCAAATTGAGAAACAAATGAATAACCATCTATTCTACATAGAAACGAAGCTGGATGGTGAACGTATGCAGATGCACAAAGATGGAgatgtgtataaatatttttcccgAAATGGGTTTGACTATACACAGCAGTTTGGTGCTTCCCCCCTTGATGGTTCGTTAACGCCATTTATTCATACTGTATTTAAGAGTAATATACAAAATTGCATTCTCGATGGTGAAATGATGGCTTACAATCCTGAGACACAAACCTTTATGCAAAAAGGGAACAGATTTGACATAAAAAGAATGGTGGAGGACTCTGATCTGCAGACGTGCTTCTGCGTGTTTGATGTGTTGATGGTTAACAATCAGAAGTTGGGTCACGAAGTACTAAGCAAAAGATACGAAATCTTAAGTAGTGTGTTTACCCCGGTGACAGGCAGGATACATgttgtacagaaaaaaagtgcCAGTTCGAGAAAAGAAGTAGTTGATGCTTTAAATGAAGCAATAGATAACAGAGAGGAAGGGATTATGGTGAAAGATCCCATGTCCACCTACAAGCCTGACAAACGTGGGGAAGGCTGGTTAAAAATCAAGCCGGAATACGTCAGTGGGCTGATGGATGAACTAGACCTTTTAATTGTTGGTGGTTATTGGGGAAAGGGCTCACGTGGTGGAATGATGTCTCATTTCCTTTGTGCTGTTGCAGAGACCCCCCGTCCAAATGAGAAGCCTATTGTTTTCCACTCCATTTGTCGTGTTGGCTCTGGCTATACTATGAAGGAATTGTATGATCTAGGTTTGAAACTGGCTAAACACTGGAAGCCTTACCATAGGAAGGACCCTCCCTGTAACATTTTGTGTGGAACTGAAAAACCTGAAATGTACATTGAACCTTGCAACTCTGTCATAGTTCAGATTAAGGCAGCCGAGATTGTGAACAGTGATATGTACAAAACTGACTGTACTTTGAGATTTCCCCGAATTGAGAAGATAAGGGAAGACAAAGAATGGTACGAGTGCATGACTTTAGACATGTTAGAAGATCTCAGAAGCAAAGCACAAGGGAAGCTGGCATCTAAGCACCTTCATGTAGATGAATATGATGAGccacaagagaaaaagaggaagactGTATCAAAGGTGAAGAAGATAATTGGAATAGCTGAGCAATTTAAAGCTCCTGATCTTTCTAATGTAAGCAAGGTTTCAAGTATATTTGAAGATGTTGAGTTCTATGTTGTGACAGGAACATCAAAACACTCCAAGTCTGAACTGGAAAGCAGAATAGCTGAATGTGGTGGCAGCGTCGTGCAGAATCCGGGGCCGGAGACGTACTGCGTCATTGTAGGAGCTGAGAATGTCAGAGTGAAGAACATCATTGCTTCCAACAAATACGATGTGGTGAGGGCAGAGTGGCtccttcagtgttttcaaaCCAAAATGCTGGTGCCTTGGCAACCAGCCTTTATGATTCACATGTCTCCTGACacaaaagaacattttgctCGTGAGTATGATTGTTATGGAGACAGCTACACAGCAGATGCAGATATTGCACAACTTAAGGAAGTGTTCTCAAGAATAAAAAACCTTCAAGTGATGCCTTTGGACGTGATAGCAGAGTTAGAAGAACGCTATTCATGGAACGGTTGTCAGCTCAGTATATTCAGAGGAAACACTGTTTATGTGGACTGTTACGCTGTTCTTAATGACCCCACGACCAAAATCCATGGAACAACACTATCAATTAGAGCTTTGGAGCTCCGTTTTTATGGTGCAAAAGTAGTCCCTCACCTTGAAGAGGGTATTTCCCATGTTGTTACAGGAGAAGATAATTCCCGAGTAAAGGAGATGAAAGCACTCAGGAGAACATTTggtaaaaaatttaaaatagtttcGGAGCTGTGGGTAACAGAGTCAGTGGAGGAAGGAGTCccaaagaatgaaaacaagtaCTTGATTTAA
- the ABHD13 gene encoding protein ABHD13 — MEKSWMLWNFVKRWLLALASWSWSLCRICLLPLIVTFHLYGGIILLVLIFVSIAGILYKFQDVLLYFPEQPSSSRLYVPMPTGIPHENIFIKTKDGVLLNLILLRYTGDNAAYSPTVIYFHGNAGNIGHRLPNALLMLVNLKVNLILVDYRGYGKSEGEASEEGLYLDSEAVLDYVMTRSDLDKTKIFLFGRSLGGAVAIHLASENSHRISAIVVENTFLSIPYMASTLFSFFPMRYLPLWCYKNKFLSYRKISQCRMPSLFISGLSDQLIPPVMMKQLYELSPARTKRLAIFPDGTHNDTWQCQGYFTALEQFIKEVIKSHSPEEMAKTSSNVTII, encoded by the coding sequence ATGGAAAAGTCATGGATGCTTTGGAACTTTGTTAAAAGATGGCTACTAGCTTTGGCTTCCTGGTCTTGGAGTCTCTGCCGTATTTGTCTTTTACCCTTGATAGTAACTTTTCACTTGTATGGAGGCATAATACTACTTGTATTAATATTTGTATCAATAGCAGGTATACTATATAAATTCCAGGATGTGCTGCTTTACTTTCCTGAACAGCCCTCTTCATCACGCCTTTATGTTCCTATGCCTACTGGTATACCACATGAAAATATCTTCATCAAGACCAAAGATGGAGTTCTTCTCAATCTTATTCTGCTGAGATATACAGGGGACAATGCAGCATATTCTCCAACCGTCATTTACTTTCATGGGAATGCAGGCAACATAGGCCACAGGTTACCAAATGCTTTGTTAATGTTGGTAAACCTGAAAGTAAACTTAATTCTTGTTGATTATAGAGGGTATGGAAAAAGTGAAGGAGAAGCAAGTGAAGAAGGTTTGTACTTAGATTCTGAGGCTGTGTTAGACTATGTGATGACTCGGTCTGATCttgataaaacaaaaatttttctttttggccGTTCCTTGGGGGGAGCAGTAGCTATTCACTTAGCTTCTGAAAATTCCCATAGGATTTCTGCCATTGTGGTGGAGAACACCTTTCTTAGTATCCCATACATGGCcagcactttgttttctttctttccaatgAGGTATCTTCCTTTATGgtgctacaaaaataaatttttgtcCTACAGAAAAATCTCTCAGTGCAGAATGCCTTCCCTCTTCATCTCTGGGTTGTCTGACCAGTTAATTCCACCAGTTATGATGAAGCAACTTTATGAATTATCCCCAGCTCGGACTAAGAGATTGGCGATATTTCCTGATGGAACTCATAATGACACTTGGCAGTGCCAGGGTTATTTCACTGCACTTGAACAGTTCATCAAAGAAGTAATAAAGAGCCACTCCCCTGAAGAAATGGCGAAAACATCATCTAACGTAACAATAATATAA